A genomic window from Carboxydocella sporoproducens DSM 16521 includes:
- a CDS encoding aldehyde ferredoxin oxidoreductase C-terminal domain-containing protein yields KMGAGEGLGAKLALGSARLCEAYGHPELAMAVKKQELPAYDPRGVQGHGLQYATSNRGGCHVRGYMISPEILGLPEKLDRFSLEGKAEWVKVFQDLTAVIDSLGLCLFTSFALGAQDYADLYNAATGENLTAEQLLACGERIWNNERLFNLQEGYTAQDDTLPRRLLEEPIPDGPSKGSVHRLAELLPVYYQVRGWDENGVPTAARRQELGL; encoded by the coding sequence AAGATGGGAGCCGGGGAAGGCCTGGGGGCCAAACTGGCGCTGGGTTCCGCCCGGTTGTGTGAGGCCTATGGCCATCCGGAGCTGGCGATGGCGGTCAAGAAGCAGGAACTGCCGGCCTATGACCCGCGGGGTGTGCAGGGCCATGGTTTGCAGTATGCTACCTCCAACCGGGGTGGCTGCCATGTGCGGGGTTACATGATTTCCCCGGAAATTCTGGGCTTGCCGGAGAAACTGGACCGGTTCTCCCTGGAGGGGAAAGCGGAATGGGTGAAGGTATTCCAGGACCTGACGGCAGTAATCGACAGCCTGGGGCTGTGCCTGTTCACCTCCTTTGCCCTGGGGGCGCAGGATTATGCCGACCTGTATAATGCCGCCACCGGGGAAAACCTGACAGCAGAACAACTGCTGGCCTGCGGGGAACGGATCTGGAACAATGAGCGCCTGTTCAACCTGCAGGAGGGCTATACCGCTCAGGACGATACCCTGCCCCGGCGTTTACTGGAAGAGCCCATTCCGGACGGGCCGTCCAAGGGCAGTGTGCACCGGCTGGCAGAACTGTTGCCTGTCTATTACCAGGTGCGGGGCTGGGATGAAAACGGAGTGCCAACAGCGGCCAGGAGACAGGAACTGGGGTTATAA
- a CDS encoding MoaD/ThiS family protein: MKVTVKLFATLRTGRFKVETREYPEGTTVGRIVEELGIPEEELALILVNGRDVELEHQLTDGDTLSLFPPVGGG; the protein is encoded by the coding sequence ATGAAGGTAACGGTAAAATTGTTTGCGACTTTACGCACCGGACGCTTTAAGGTGGAGACCCGGGAGTATCCGGAGGGAACCACGGTAGGGCGAATTGTGGAGGAACTGGGCATTCCGGAGGAGGAGCTGGCCCTGATCCTGGTCAATGGCCGGGATGTAGAACTGGAGCATCAGCTGACAGATGGGGATACGCTGTCTCTGTTCCCACC